Genomic window (Granulicella arctica):
TTTTCGCATCGGGTCACGGCTAATCGGACCATTGCCGTAGGCGATGTAGTTGATACGGTGGTGGACGCGGAAAACCGTCGCGCTACGGAGCGCAACCATACGGGAACGCACCTGCTGCATGCGGCACTTCGCGAGGTACTGGGAAAGCATGTCAAGCAGGCTGGATCGCTGGTTGATGCGACGCGGCTGCGCTTCGACTTCTCCCACTTTACCGGTGTCGCCGAGGAGGAGTTGCAAGAGATCGAGAGCATCGTGAACCGGCAGGTGCTTGGCAATGCGAAGGTCGAGACGATGGTGGACGTGCCGATCGATGTCGCCGTCAATGAGCTTGGCGCGATGGCACTGTTTGGGGAGAAGTACGGCGACCGCGTACGCGTCGTGCAGATCGGCGGCCCGGGCGGATTCTCGACTGAGCTATGTGGTGGAACGCACACGGGCGCTACGGGCGAGATTGGGCTGATCAAAATCGTCGGGGAAGGTTCTGTGTCGAGCGGCGTTCGCCGGGTCGAGGCCATCTCGGGAACGGGTGCGCTGCATACGTTCCGACGCGACTTTGACCTTGCGCGAGCAGTGAGCCAACTGACGGGATCGTCGGACGCTGATTCGCTGCGGGCGAGGCTCTCTTCACAGGAAGAAGAGATGAAGAAGCTGCGCCGGGAGCTTGACGCGGTGCGGATGAAGGCGGCCTCAGCTTCCGTAGCTGACTCGGCCGGAAGTGCCGTCGAGGTGAAGGGCGTAAAGGTGCTGGCGCAGCGTGTCGACGGGCTCGACAAGGGGCAGATGCGGGAGTTGATCGACGGCTTGCGGCAGAAGCTTGGCTCAGGCGTCGTCGTGCTCGGTGCCGCGGCAGAGGGTAAGGTTGCCCTGATTGTCGGCGTGACGAAGGATCTTACTTCGCGGGTGCAGGCTGGAAAGATCGTTGGATTACTAGCAACCAAGGTTGGCGGCAAAGGTGGCGGACGGCCTGATCTGGCGGAGGCTGGCGGCAACGACGCAGGCGCTTTGGATGGAGCATTGGCTGGCGCTGCGGAAGTTGTGGGCAGTCTGCTGGCGTAGGACTGCGGTGGAGCGGGGCACCCAGACTGGGTTGGAGGAAGCTTGATTCGAGTTTGTCGCGCTGTGCTGCTGGGTTTCGTGCTGGCGATAGCGGTCGTCGGACTCCAGGCGCAAGACGGCTTCATCTTCAAGCCGGGTCCACCTGCGCCTCCGGATAATCATGCCTCGACAGTCGTAGAGCTTAGAAATAACGACGTGCTTGCTGCCTGGTTTGGGGGAACTAAAGAGGGTGCCAGCGATGTCGTCATCTGGAGCGCGCGGCTGCATGGTGGGGCGTGGACGGCGCCGGCCGAACTGGTGAACGAGCATGGTGTCGCCTGCTGGAATCCTGTTCTCTTCCACACAAGAGATGGGCGCCTCTGGCTGTATTACAAGTTTGGGAAGAGCCCGAGCACATGGCAGGGTGCGCGCCGGTGGAGCAGCGATGAGGGCAGGACGTGGTCGGCGAGGGAGCGGCTTCCGGAAGGGATCTTGGGGCCGATCCGGGCTAAGCCGCTGGTGCTTGACGATGGGACTGTGGTCAGTGGATCGTCAGTCGAGAAAGATGGGCACTGGACGGTTTGGGTCGAGCGGTCGGTAGATGGTGGCCGGACGTTTACGAAGTTTGGCCCGATCGCCTTGCCCGAGACGCTGGACATCCCCGATGCCGGAGCGCTTGCTGCCGCGAAGGAGACCGGCCCGGCGGTGAGTGATGCGGATGAAGGTGTGAAGACGCGGCTCTACCCTCCGGGACCAACTACGGTTGGGATCATTCAACCGACGATTGTCTCGCTTGGCGGTGAGCACCTGCGGCTGTACGCACGCTCCAAGACCAAAGCTGCGCGGATCGCGGTAGCTGACTCGATAGACAACGGCGTGACCTGGACGCAGGCCAGCTTCATCGCATTGCCAAATCCTTCGGCAGGGATCGATGCGGTGCGGCTGCGGAATGGGCGCGTCATCCTGGTCTTCAATAACAGCTACAACAAACGAACGCCGCTGTCGCTTGGTGTGAGCCGGGATGGCAGGAGCTTTCATGTCTTCAAGACGCTGGAAGATGGTGAGGGTCAGTACTCCTATCCTGCGATGATTGAAGCGAAGAATGGCGACCTGCTGATCACCTACAGCTGGCGACGGCAGACGATTAAATTCGTACGAGTTCCAAAGGCCGAGATCCTGTCACGCTAGGCTAAAATCGAGGACGTTGCGTCCGGTCTCATCTTTTTGCCTTCTGTATGAGACGAAACTCTGAGACCAAGCAAATGCCCTGGAGGTTGAGCCTTTGGATGTCCATGCACCACACGAGCCGATTCATAGCGCCAAGGATTTCTTTCTTCACCTGTTCACAATCACGGTTGGGCTGCTTATCGCTGTCGGGATCGAGGGTTGTGTGGAGTTGCATCGCGAGCACTCGCTGGTGAAGGAGGCGCGAGCCACGTTGCGCGAGGAGATCGAGCACAATGCGACAGCGCTGAAGGGTGCATCGAGCGTCGTCGCCGAAGAGCGACGAAACATTGCTGATGATATGGACGCGTTGACCAAGATCGAGGAACATCCGCTGGATAAGACATTGCAGAACGCTAGTCTTACGGCAAAGTACAACGTTCAAGGCCTGAATGAAGCTGCCTGGAAGACTGCACAGATGACCGGCGCACTGGCTTATATGCCCTATAAAGAGTCGCAGCGATACACCGACATCTACGAGTCGCAGCATGACTTTCTGGCCGATCAGCAGAAGATTCTCGATGACGAGGCAGCATTCTTCGGAGTTCTAGCAAAGATGGACTTTGGGCATGGCAATGTTACTCCCGACAAAGCGAGTGCGGCGCTGGAGCGACTCGGGGTCTGGCAGGCCCACCTTGTGAATGTGAGCCTGATGGCAAAGTTAAGTCTGATGAATGATAGTGCGTTCCTGGAAGGCAAAGAAGGTCCGACAGACCTACATGAAGACCTGAACAGTAGATGATTCAGCCTCTCATCGTTACTGTTTGTAGTGTCGATGTGAATATTGGCGAGGTGCCGCCGGAAGTACCCCGTGCTAATCCCTGGTCCTTTCCCCCGCTGCAGACATTAAACTGGCGTTAGGGTGCGCCAGCTTTGCTCTTCTTCTCTCCAAACCGTGTAGTGCGCTGGACGGCAAGTTTCCTGCTGGTAGCAGGATGTCTCCCTCCGGCGAACGCGAAGCCGAAGCGAATCGAACTGACGCCTTGGGAGCAAGCGTCCCGTGGGCGCGAAGTGCTCGAAGCGATTCCGGCCGGAGCGAGAACACGGACAGACTACGATCGAGCGCTTGATGGATTTCGGGCCGTGTACCACGGTTCTCCGGGCGACGTGCATGCACCTGAGGCAGTGTTTGCGGTAGCTGAATTGCTGGCTGAAGAGGGTCGCACACGGCATGATGCGAAGAGCCTGAATGCAGCCGTGGGCCAGTACGAATTTTTGCGAACGCAGTATCCGGTTAGCTCGATGCGGGTTCAGGCTCTGTTGGCCGAGGCGCAGATTGAGCAGAATGACCTGCAGGATGCCAAGGGCGCAAAGGATCGCTATCGGCTGTTGTTAACCCAATCCCCAAAGAGCAGCCAGGCCGAAGAGGCTCGGGCAGCGCTGGCCGAGATGAGCCGACCTGCAAGTCAAACTGTGCGGGCAGTGCCACCTCTCGTGGTCGCGCCTGCTTCAAGTGCTCCTGCAGTTTTGGCAAGTCCTGCTTCCACTGCGGCTGCTCCCGCATCGACA
Coding sequences:
- a CDS encoding sialidase family protein, which codes for MIRVCRAVLLGFVLAIAVVGLQAQDGFIFKPGPPAPPDNHASTVVELRNNDVLAAWFGGTKEGASDVVIWSARLHGGAWTAPAELVNEHGVACWNPVLFHTRDGRLWLYYKFGKSPSTWQGARRWSSDEGRTWSARERLPEGILGPIRAKPLVLDDGTVVSGSSVEKDGHWTVWVERSVDGGRTFTKFGPIALPETLDIPDAGALAAAKETGPAVSDADEGVKTRLYPPGPTTVGIIQPTIVSLGGEHLRLYARSKTKAARIAVADSIDNGVTWTQASFIALPNPSAGIDAVRLRNGRVILVFNNSYNKRTPLSLGVSRDGRSFHVFKTLEDGEGQYSYPAMIEAKNGDLLITYSWRRQTIKFVRVPKAEILSR